The following coding sequences lie in one Apium graveolens cultivar Ventura chromosome 3, ASM990537v1, whole genome shotgun sequence genomic window:
- the LOC141715154 gene encoding uncharacterized protein LOC141715154, with product MTDAEQEFQKVLSRVDVKPWTLYTDGASNVNGTGLGLVLKSPQGDMIAQLICCDFKATKNEAEYEALIIGLTIAKDMKIKKIDVNCNLLLVVNHVKGSYEAKDPKMVAYLDITKGLTNYFDNFSIEQVPRENNVKADALAGLGAVFKNLNLNNIPVVHIMKPAMERLALGTKTMTLDQHNDDTSENIDNWI from the coding sequence ATGACAGATGCTGAGCAGGAGTTTCAGAAAGTTCTTTCAAGGGTAGACGTGAAGCCTTGGACATTGTATACAGATGGGGCATCTAATGTCAATGGAACGGGACTGGGGCTTGTCCTCAAATCGCCACAGGGGGATATGATAGCCCAATTGATATGTTGTGACTTCAAAGCCACGAAAAATGAAGCTGAATACGAGGCATTAATCATAGGACTCACAATCGCTAAAGACATGAAGATCAAAAAAATTGATGTTAATTGTAATTTATTACTTGTTGTCAATCATGTCAAGGGCTCTTATGAAGCCAAAGATCCTAAAATGGTGGCTTACCTCGACATCACAAAAGGACTAACCAACTACTTTGACAACTTCAGCATAGAACAGGTCCCAAGGGAGAATAATGTGAAAGCTGATGCATTGGCTGGATTAGGAGCTGTGTTCAAAAACTTAAACCTCAACAACATCCCAGTAGTCCACATCATGAAGCCTGCTATGGAAAGACTAGCTCTTGGGACAAAAACAATGACTCTTGATCAACATAATGACGACACCAGTGAAAAT